A stretch of the Archangium violaceum genome encodes the following:
- a CDS encoding general secretion pathway protein GspK produces the protein MTSPKHREARRAGARRDARGNRRQRGVALIIAVVAITILTVVATEFAYNTRVDLQLAANQRDEVQAMYMARSGVALSRLLLRFQKQVDQTPIPNIGDLLKGLTGGGAAPGGQQPASSLNIQLWKLARVDCHMLKGLVPSGGADGEEDDASAAPVLHEDDDEVSTELSLAPAKRSFGSFSGCFLATISDEEEKLNLHRLNAGSGDALPTVLRLIDLLEDKRFEFLFSREDANRVRVNPRDVIIAIKDWVDEDKMQSQLNLTSAVGPFAGGFADEGSPYSRYEPRYEPKNARFDSLDELYRVHGVNDRFMAAFRDRLTVYPDINSKPNVNTDDPMMMYMAIRSAADPARPDPRLNDPVFVQELITRIRAARAFSFFGTSVADFVSTIESAGIAVNPQLKANVAGNRLLGDKSTTFTIKSVGEAGSVQKTITAVVRLDDALGKLLYWREE, from the coding sequence ATGACGAGCCCCAAGCACAGAGAGGCCCGGCGGGCAGGCGCCCGCCGCGATGCCCGGGGAAACCGCCGCCAGCGTGGCGTGGCGCTCATCATCGCGGTGGTGGCGATCACGATCCTCACCGTGGTGGCGACGGAGTTCGCCTACAACACCCGCGTGGACCTGCAGCTGGCGGCCAACCAGCGCGACGAGGTGCAGGCCATGTACATGGCCCGCTCCGGCGTGGCGCTCTCGCGGCTGCTGCTGCGCTTCCAGAAGCAGGTGGACCAGACGCCCATCCCCAATATCGGGGATCTCCTCAAGGGGCTCACCGGAGGCGGTGCGGCGCCTGGCGGCCAGCAGCCGGCCTCCTCGCTCAACATCCAGCTGTGGAAGCTGGCGCGTGTGGACTGCCATATGCTCAAGGGCCTGGTGCCGTCCGGCGGGGCGGATGGCGAGGAGGATGATGCCTCGGCCGCTCCCGTGCTCCATGAGGACGACGACGAGGTGTCGACCGAGCTGTCCCTGGCCCCCGCGAAGCGCTCCTTTGGCAGCTTCTCCGGCTGCTTCCTCGCCACCATCTCCGACGAGGAGGAGAAGCTCAACCTGCACCGCCTCAATGCCGGCAGCGGTGATGCGCTGCCCACCGTGCTGCGGCTGATAGACCTGCTCGAGGACAAGCGCTTCGAGTTCCTGTTCTCGCGCGAGGACGCCAACCGCGTGCGCGTCAACCCGCGGGACGTCATCATCGCCATCAAGGATTGGGTGGACGAGGACAAGATGCAGTCCCAGCTCAACCTCACCAGCGCGGTGGGCCCGTTCGCGGGCGGCTTCGCCGACGAGGGCTCGCCCTACAGCCGCTACGAGCCGCGCTACGAGCCGAAGAACGCCCGCTTCGACAGCCTGGACGAGCTGTACCGGGTGCACGGGGTGAACGACCGCTTCATGGCCGCCTTCCGGGACCGGCTCACCGTGTACCCGGACATCAACTCCAAGCCCAACGTCAACACGGATGATCCGATGATGATGTACATGGCCATCCGGTCGGCGGCGGACCCGGCGCGCCCGGACCCGCGGTTGAATGACCCTGTCTTCGTGCAGGAGCTCATCACCCGCATCCGCGCGGCGCGGGCCTTCAGCTTCTTCGGCACGAGCGTGGCGGACTTCGTGAGCACCATCGAGAGCGCGGGCATCGCCGTCAACCCCCAGCTCAAGGCGAACGTGGCCGGCAACCGGCTGCTGGGCGACAAGAGCACCACCTTCACCATCAAGTCCGTGGGAGAGGCGGGATCGGTCCAGAAGACGATCACCGCCGTGGTCCGGCTCGACGACGCGCTGGGCAAGCTCCTGTATTGGAGAGAGGAATAA
- a CDS encoding type II secretion system protein GspJ has protein sequence MKRQVRRGFTLMEIMIAVAITALMGAMVGMAFQTGFHAKEVVEEEADHYRMLRAAMNRMAREIGSAYVSDRYDGQRYRDQNDRPTNFIGEQDQLTFTTFAHQRLYTDAKESDQAIVEYSVQSSSERGANGRMDLMRRVNPNVEGRMDRGGTTDVLFEGVKRLEFAYWDSERKEWEDEWDTRRTELKSKLPTRVRITLVTLDENGKEVSYTTQTRVMLNTELPRY, from the coding sequence ATGAAGCGTCAGGTGCGTCGTGGCTTCACGCTGATGGAGATCATGATCGCCGTGGCCATCACCGCCCTCATGGGCGCGATGGTGGGCATGGCCTTCCAGACGGGCTTCCACGCCAAGGAAGTGGTGGAGGAAGAGGCCGATCACTACCGCATGCTGCGCGCGGCCATGAACCGCATGGCCCGGGAGATCGGCTCGGCGTACGTGAGCGACCGCTACGACGGCCAGCGCTACCGCGATCAGAACGACCGGCCCACCAACTTCATCGGTGAGCAGGACCAGCTCACCTTCACCACCTTCGCCCATCAGCGGCTGTACACGGACGCCAAGGAGTCCGACCAGGCGATCGTGGAGTATTCCGTCCAGTCGTCCTCGGAACGAGGGGCCAACGGTCGCATGGATCTGATGCGCCGCGTGAATCCGAATGTTGAAGGCCGGATGGACCGTGGTGGAACCACGGATGTCCTCTTCGAGGGAGTGAAGCGGCTGGAGTTCGCCTACTGGGACTCCGAGCGCAAGGAGTGGGAGGACGAGTGGGACACCCGCCGGACCGAGCTGAAGTCCAAGCTCCCCACGCGTGTTCGGATCACCCTGGTGACGCTCGACGAGAACGGCAAGGAAGTGAGCTACACCACCCAGACCCGTGTGATGCTGAACACGGAGCTTCCCAGGTACTGA
- a CDS encoding prepilin-type N-terminal cleavage/methylation domain-containing protein translates to MRRTRGFTLLETVVALAILALALMAIFDINSGAVANHAYAKKLTVATLLARSKMTDLEQKLYDEGFSNDDDEESGDFSQEGWDNFKWRAKIIAPQTDGVSPEQLVGAIFNLPIGEGGDLSGIASMFGAGGGNDDKSGPSQTTASPMAGAMMGMAQPMFTQMVQQITQTVREVHLTVYWREGTQVESLDLVTHVVSLGPGSDRNGGFSSTPGDSSDVSNQWVDPATGFIVQGAVPGPNGQMMHPQTGQPLMRRSDWLQQRGGGAGGMVPGGGLPGGGRLSR, encoded by the coding sequence ATGAGACGCACCCGTGGCTTCACCCTGTTGGAGACGGTGGTGGCGCTCGCCATCCTGGCGCTGGCGCTCATGGCCATCTTCGACATCAACTCCGGCGCGGTGGCCAACCACGCCTACGCCAAGAAGCTCACCGTGGCCACGCTCCTGGCCCGCTCGAAGATGACGGACCTGGAGCAGAAGCTCTACGACGAGGGCTTCTCCAACGACGATGACGAGGAGTCCGGCGACTTCTCCCAGGAGGGTTGGGACAACTTCAAGTGGCGGGCGAAGATCATCGCCCCGCAGACGGATGGAGTGTCGCCCGAGCAGCTCGTCGGCGCCATCTTCAACCTGCCCATCGGCGAGGGCGGAGACCTCAGTGGCATCGCCTCCATGTTCGGCGCGGGCGGGGGCAACGACGACAAGAGCGGCCCTTCCCAGACCACCGCCAGCCCCATGGCGGGCGCCATGATGGGCATGGCCCAGCCCATGTTCACGCAGATGGTGCAGCAGATCACCCAGACCGTCCGCGAGGTGCACCTGACCGTCTATTGGCGGGAGGGCACGCAGGTGGAGAGCCTGGACCTGGTCACCCACGTGGTATCGCTGGGCCCCGGCTCGGATCGCAACGGCGGCTTCTCGTCCACTCCCGGTGACAGCAGTGACGTCTCCAACCAGTGGGTGGACCCCGCCACCGGTTTCATCGTGCAGGGCGCCGTACCCGGCCCCAACGGCCAGATGATGCACCCGCAGACGGGCCAGCCGCTGATGCGGCGCTCGGACTGGCTCCAGCAGCGCGGGGGTGGCGCGGGCGGCATGGTACCGGGCGGAGGATTGCCGGGTGGGGGGAGGTTGAGCCGATGA
- a CDS encoding pilus assembly FimT family protein encodes MSTLAQRRARERGLTLIEVSIALGIAAVLFAAVTVSIGAITGAKAKASASELAGVIRSLYDTAALSGKTCRLVFELPDPKAEEGTTRYRAECAAANITTARNRDDMLREESRAREDDKRNAGRSDSRRNFTRGDDDMPGLDELLAQEENRVEEAARFSEFTAEELRPRELPQDVSVSVWTRHQREPAEQGVAFLYFFPQGFTEKAQVYVRQGENVWTLVVSPLTGKVSIVGEALEVPKS; translated from the coding sequence ATGAGCACCCTCGCCCAGCGCAGGGCCCGGGAGCGCGGACTGACCCTCATCGAGGTGTCCATCGCGCTCGGCATCGCCGCGGTGCTGTTCGCCGCCGTCACCGTCTCCATTGGCGCCATCACCGGCGCCAAGGCCAAGGCCTCCGCCAGCGAGCTGGCCGGCGTCATCCGCTCGCTGTACGACACCGCCGCGCTCAGCGGGAAGACGTGCCGGCTCGTCTTCGAGCTGCCCGATCCCAAGGCCGAGGAAGGCACCACGCGCTACCGCGCCGAGTGCGCCGCGGCGAACATCACCACCGCGCGCAACCGCGACGACATGCTGCGCGAGGAGAGCCGCGCGCGCGAGGACGACAAGCGCAACGCGGGGCGGAGCGACTCGCGCCGCAACTTCACCCGCGGCGACGACGACATGCCCGGTCTGGACGAGCTCCTCGCCCAGGAGGAGAACCGCGTGGAGGAGGCCGCGCGCTTCTCCGAATTCACCGCCGAGGAGCTCCGGCCGCGCGAGCTGCCCCAGGACGTCTCCGTCTCCGTGTGGACGCGCCACCAGCGCGAGCCCGCCGAACAGGGCGTGGCCTTCCTCTACTTCTTCCCCCAGGGCTTCACGGAGAAGGCCCAGGTCTACGTGCGCCAGGGAGAGAACGTCTGGACGCTCGTGGTGTCACCGCTGACCGGTAAGGTCTCCATCGTGGGCGAGGCCCTGGAGGTGCCCAAATCATGA